One Desulfovibrio sp. Fe33 DNA segment encodes these proteins:
- a CDS encoding glutaredoxin family protein: protein MFKSLKKFLKKQTDGMPEPDAPAKSFDMEAFHMNDIKVYALSTCIHCRNAKKYLDECGVKYECVHVDELTGDERKQIVQEVKEHNPAVSFPTIVIRDKVIIGFHKDKIDDALKED, encoded by the coding sequence ATGTTCAAGTCGCTGAAGAAATTTTTGAAGAAACAAACTGACGGAATGCCCGAACCCGACGCACCCGCCAAATCGTTCGACATGGAGGCGTTTCACATGAACGATATCAAGGTCTATGCCCTATCAACATGCATTCACTGTAGAAATGCCAAGAAATATCTCGACGAGTGCGGCGTGAAATACGAGTGCGTACACGTGGATGAATTGACCGGCGACGAGCGCAAGCAGATCGTCCAGGAGGTCAAGGAGCACAATCCGGCGGTTTCCTTCCCGACCATCGTCATTCGGGACAAGGTTATTATCGGCTTCCACAAGGACAAGATCGACGACGCGCTCAAGGAGGACTGA